In Chroicocephalus ridibundus chromosome 12, bChrRid1.1, whole genome shotgun sequence, a single genomic region encodes these proteins:
- the LOC134522451 gene encoding somatomedin-B and thrombospondin type-1 domain-containing protein-like isoform X1 yields the protein MAGRAALLALLVLPALPRRAAAGCAARRLCCPGRRPACLSTGWRPDGSHGPCYCDQACARTLDCCHDYAEACPVIPCVVSEWSVWSGCAEPCKTTYRVRRRHVIQEPRNGGEACPPLEERAGCVEYWTQQGTECKQSLIPALITTGGFGKARKKRSATDGNEKAGYCVEFQLVAITPGCLQSQHSYTHWMQYLREGHTVCVECQHPALDSRSLHCYGDGSGSKKNQLLHWQAVGNPRCKGTWKRIRQLDACSCPSVHSFLFI from the exons atggcgggccgggccgcgctgctggcgctgctggtgctgccggccctgccccgccgcgccgccgccggctgTGCCGCCCGCCGGCTCTgctgccccggccgccgcccggcctGCCTCAGCACCGGCTGGCGGCCCGACGGCTCCCACGGGCCCTGCTACTGCGACCAGGCGTGTGCCCGCACCCTCGACTGCTGCCACGACTACGCCGAGGCTTGCCCAG TTATCCCCTGTGTCGTATCCGAGTGGAGTGTCTGGAGTGGCTGCGCAGAGCCGTGCAAGACAACGTACCGCGTTCGGAGGAGGCACGTCATCCAGGAGCCCAGGAACGGAGGAGAAGCATGCCCTCCTCTGGAGGAGAGGGCTGGCTGTGTGGAGTACTGGACTCAGCAAGGAACAGAGTGCAAACAGTCCCTGA TCCCAGCGTTAATTACAACAGGAGGGTTTGGAAAAGCGAGGAAAAAAAGATCTGCGACTGATGGCAATGAAAAAGCAGG GTACTGTGTTGAATTCCAGCTTGTGGCCATCACACCGGGCTGCTTGCAGAGCCAGCACTCGTACACTCACTGGATGCAGTATTTAAGGGAGGGCCACACCGTCTGTGTGGAGTGTCAGCACCCGGCTTTAGACTCCAGAAGTCTACATTGTTATGGGGATGGCAGTGGAAGCAAGAA GAATCAGCTGTTGCACTGGCAGGCGGTAGGGAACCCTCGCTGCAAGGGAACCTGGAAGAGAATTCGCCAGCTGGACGCTTGCTCCTGTCCTTCTGTTCACAGCTTCTTGTTCATCTAA